The window TGATCGTTTGAAGGTGACGGTTCGCTCGCCCCAGCTCAGTGTCGCGCATTCGCAGGAGGTGTTGACGATCCTGAATCAAGACACTTCTTCGATTGATCTGTTTGGCCTGAAGATACACCAGGACGGCAGGAATGATTTCCTGTTTCCGGAGCATTCCACTTTGTCTGGTCGTGCGGAAATGAACATTGACACGAGTTTGTTTTCCATGGCGCATGCGGATGTGTCGCGAGCGAAAGAGCTGCCGATCACGTTGCAATATCTGAACGGTCGGGTGGTGGCGACTTCATCTGAACGAGAGATTTCGCCGACGGCCTCGGAGACGGTTGCAAAGGTCGTTCCGCCTAAAGAGACAAAAACGGTGACAAAGTCGACAAGGGCGGTGGCAAAGGTGGTAGCAAAACCGAAGGTGGCAGACAACGCTTCACAGACAATCGACCTCACGGCGAGCAGTAGTGAGGGGCAGATTATCGCGCTCGATACTACTGCGAAGGAGCGAAGGCTAAATTACTACGGTGCCACTATTGGCGTGCTAATACTGCTCGCTTTTGCCTGGTGGTACCTTTTGCGGTAAAATGGGCATAATCTATGAAGCGAATCCTCATTTTTTCCCTTGTCTACTATCCGCGCTTCATTGGAGGGGCTGAGATTGCGATCAAGGAAATCACCGACCGAATTTTGCCTTCGGACATTGAATTCGATATGGTGACATTGCGGCTTGACAGGCGCCTCCCGAAATACGAGAAAATTGGCAATGTGAACGTGCACCGAGTTGGTTTTGCGGGAGATTGTGTCGACTCAGCGGATTCATTGAAGTTTCCGTTGAAATTGAACAAGTACTTGTTGCCATTTATTGGAGCGTGGAAGGCGCGACAATTGCATCGAGAGAAAGCATACGATGCGACGTGGGCGATGATGGCCAACTATGCCGGCTTTGCAGGACTCTTCTTCAAGTGGTTGCGGCCGGAGGTGCCTTTTTTGCTCACCTTGCAAGAAGGCGATCCAATTCCGTATATTAAAAAGCGAGTGGGGTTGCTGTACCCAATCTTCCGACAGATCTTTGTGCGAGCCGATCAGGTGCAGGCGATTTCGCAATACCTTGCTGACTTTGCAACAGAGATGGGACACACGGGAAAAGTGGCAGTGGTGCCGAATGGTGTGGATGTGGAGCACTTTGCACATCGCGTGCCAGACATTGAACTGACCGCGTTGAAGGACGCGCTGGGAAAGAAATATACCGATGAATTTTTGGTGACGACGTCACGACTGGTGGTGAAGAATGCGGTCGGGGATATTATTCGCGCGCTCGCGCTGTTGCCAGAACAGGTGAAATTACTCATTCTCGGTGTTGGCTATTTGGAAAATCAATTGCGTCAGCTCGCGCGCGAGCTCAAAGTCGCCGACCGCGTGCAATTTCTCGGCCACGTGTCGCACGTAGACATGCCAAAGTATCTTCACATCTCCGATGTCTTCGTGCGACCAGCGCTTTCCGAAGGGTTTGGTAATTCCTTCATTGAGGCTATGGCGGCTGGTATTCCGGTGATTGCCACGCCAGTGGGCGGCATCGTTGATTTCCTCACCTCTCCTGAACAGACGGCGAAGATGGAAGCCGAGCGTGGCAAGTATGCAGCGAAGCCCGCAACCGGACTTTTCTGTCAGGTGGAGGATCCAAAGAGTATCGCTGTACAGGTGAAACGATTGGACGATCGACAGCTCCGTGATGTCTTGGTGCACAATGCCAAGGCGATGGTGGCCGAGAAGTATGATTGGTCGCTGGTCGCTCGCAACATGAAAGATTGGTTGGGCAAGGTATAATATGTCCATGAAGCGTTCCCAGCTCCCCGCGGTAGTGATGGTCTCGACCGATCTCTCTATTCTCAAAGAAGGGAGCCCGGCGCATCGCCGCATGCGTGAGTACGGTAATTTGTTTGCCGAATTGCACATTGTGCTGTTTACCCGACGTTTTGGAAAACGTGCGTCGAGAATGGGCGGGTCGAATGTGTCACGTGGCGTTCTTGTGCCCGCGACGATTCAGATCGGTCAGAATGTCTTGGTGCACAGCACACAATCGTGGAGTCGCTGGTGTTTTGTGCGGGATGGCGTGCGCGTGGGTCGCGCGGTGCTCGCGCGCCTGCTCAAGCGCACGCCGTCGAATCAGATCGTCATCTCCACACAGGATCCATTCGAGACCGGCTTGGTGGGGAAGCGACTCGCGGATAAGTTTGCCTTGGCGTTGCAGGTGCAGGTGCATACCGATTTTATGTCTCCGTATTTTTGTTGGCCAACATTCTCTTTCGTCGGCTTGTTGAATCGAATGCGTCGTCGCATTGCGCGCGCCGTGCTGGCGCGCGCTTCTTCGGTGCGAGTGGTTTCGGAGCGCATTAGAAAATCGCTCATGGGTTCTCATGTTTGGCACCCAGATCACATTCAAGTCTTGCCGATCTACGTCGACCCATTTGCCTGGGCGCTTTCGCAAGATGTACACGCTCGAGTGGGTGGCGAAAGGGAGGCAGATTGGGTACAGTTGCCGCATTGGGAAACGACAGGTTTGATGGCCTGCCGGCTCACCAAAGAGAAGCAGGTGGACCTCGCTTTACGGGCCTTTGCCAAGGCGGTCCGGGTGGCACCGAAAACAGGTCTTATTATCGCCGGGGAAGGCCCAGAAAGGCCCCACCTTGAGCGTTTGGCCCGTAAACTAGGAATTGAGCACCAGGTGCTTTTTGTAGGCTGGCAGAGGCGTTTATTGCCCTTCTTCCATTCGGCCGATTTTCTGCTTTCCACTTCGCTTTTCGAGGGGTATGGGATGACGATGGTGGAGGCGATGCTCGCCGGTATGCCGGTGATTTCCAGCGACACAGGTATTGCCGGCAGTCTGCTGATTGATGGTCGAAATGGGTACGTGTTTCCATTGGGCGCAGGGAATGCGAAAGAAGCCGAAAATCAGCTCTTCACCAAAATGACCAAGCTCATCATGCATCCGGAATTGCGCGAACAGTTTGGCGAGGCTGCTGCGCGCGATGCGCGCAAGCATGCCTACCCGAGCCACGGGGCGTATCTGAAGGCGTACCAAGAAGGCGTGCTGTCCGCGTTGAGTTCACGGGTTTCACGCGGCTAATTTTTCTATCATGCCTCCAACTCAACTTCCACTTCTTGAACGCTGTATGTTGGTTGTACGATATGGCATCGCCGGGGGCACTGCCGCGGCCATTGATGTCGGTTTTCTGTATGCACTGACGCATTACGCCGGTTGGTATTATCTATATGCCGCAGCATTCGCCTACACATGCTCTTTTTTTGCTCGGTTCTTCCTCCAAAAACATTTTGCATTCCGCGCCGCCGACACGAAGACAGTCGCTTTCGAATTTGGTAGCTACGCCGTTCTTTCCGGCTGGAGTGTGGTGGCGAGTTTCGGTCTCCTGAAGCTCTTTGTTGACGGCTTCGGTTGGTGGCCGGTATACTCGCAGGTCGCAGTGACGCTCCTCATTGCGGTGGTGAGCTTTTTTGTGTATCGTTTCGTTATCTTCAAGGCCAAGGGGGCGCCAAACGAATGAAACTCCTCATCATCACCCAAAAAGTCGATCAGAATGACCCGGTGCTTGGATTCATGCATGGTTGGCTACATGCCTTCGCCGAGCGATCGGAGAAGTTGACCGTGATCTGTCTCCAAAAAGGCGAGCATGCCTTACCGCCCAATGTGCGAGTGCTGTCGCTTGGCAAAGAAAGTGGTGTGCCGCGCTGCGGGTATATTGCGAATTTTTTCCGCTATGCGTGGCAGTATCGTGCCGACCACGATGCTGTGTTTGTTCATATGAATCAGGAATATTTGCTTCTCGGCGGCTGGCTCTGGAAATTGCTCGGCAAGAAATGCTTTATGTGGCGCAATCATCATTCGGGTGATTGGCGAACCCATCTGGCGGCGATGTTCTGTGGCGCAGTGTTTTGCACTTCGAAATATTCGTACACTGCGCGTTTCAAGAAGACCAAGCTGATGCCGGTGGGGATTGATACGGAAATTTTTAGGCCGACCTCATCGATTTCGTCCGGTGCGTCCTCGATGGTCAATCGAAACGTTCTTTTTCTTGCGCGCATGGCTCCGGTGAAGAAGCCGCACGTGCTCATTGAGGCTGTTTCGATGTTGGCAAAAAGAGGCGTGGCCGTGAAACTTGATTTGTATGGTGACCCGTTGCCGGCCGATGTAGGATATTATGAAGGCTTGAAAGATATGGTGAAGCGCGAAGGGTTGGATGAGCAGGTGAAGTTTTTTGCAGGTATTCCAAATATGCAGACGGTCGCGGTGTATCAGTCGCATGACGTGTGCGTGAATTTGAGTTCGAGCGGGATGTACGACAAGACGATTTTTGAGGCGATGGCTTGTGGCAGCTTGGTGTTGGTATCAAATCGCAACCTGGAAGGTGTGATTGATTCACGTTGTATATTCAAAGAAGGTGATGTTGCGGACTTGGCGGCAAAGCTATCTGCGTTGCTCAGTCTCAGTATTTCCGAACGGTCGAATATCATTGCGCGATTGAGGACTGTCGCGGAAGAAAACAATCTGAAGACCTTGGTGGGAAGGCTAATTACCGCGATGTCATGATTGCCCCTTCTCACATTTCTCTGTTTTGGTATTTATTGAAGTCTGTGTCGAAAGGACAGAGCGTGTTGCGTGCGTTGATGAACCGGTCTCTGTCTGATGAGATAATCCGCAGGAAAGTGGTAGACGTTGGTGGTGGGCGACATCCGGATTATTTTTCTTTTTTGAAAAAAGAAGGAGATGTTTCAATTGAGGCGCTCGATGCTTCGATCAGCAAGATTGATTTTGAAAAAGATGTGTTGCCGTACCCTACGGCTTCTGTGGATACGGTGATCTGTTGCAACGTTTTGGAGCACATCTACCACTACATTTTTTTGACAGGAGAAATGCATCGGGTGTTGAAGCCGGGGGGCTCGTTGATAGGCTTCGTGCCTTTTTTGATAAACTATCATCCCGATCCGCATGATTATTTTCGATACACCAAGGAATCGCTCGTGCGTATTTTTGGGGAGGCCGGTTTTTCCAAGGTGGCCGTGCGGGAGGTGGGTGCTGGACCGATCTTGCTGAATTTCAACAATATTGTGTTGTCGTTGCCGATTTTCTTGCGACCGCTTTTGCTGCCGTTCTATTATTGGGCCGATGTCATAGTCCTGGCGCTGCGGCCGGGTTTGCGTACACGCTATCCGATGGGGTATATTTTCGTTGCACATGCGTAATCTTTTTCTCATTTTTCATGGGAGGTTTCCGAGCGAGAAGGCCGCGGCTTTGTTTGCCGCGAAGAGCGCCGAGGCGTTTGCTGGCCAGGGACTCGAGACCACCATCGTGGCGCCTCGACGCCTCGGCCGCTCGAAGCAGTCGGCCTCGGCCTTTTACGGCGTTCGTGCCACCTTCGGGGTCGAGTATCTACCCGTCATCGATCTATTTTGGTTGCCATTCGTAAACCGCTTTTCGACCACACGAAAAATAGCCTTCTTTGTCAGCTTCGCCAGCTTCAGCCTCTCGTGCACCTACTTTTTTGCCATCCGACTTGCCAAAAGAGCGACGCGTTCCGAGACCATACTCTTCTCAAATGAATGGCTGCCACTTTTGGCACTGTCCTTCCTCTCAAAAAACACATTCTACGAGATGCATGATTTTCCAGAGAGTGGCCATGCTTTCTTTGTCCGCTTTCTGTGCCGGATGCGCTGGGTATTGATCCATAATCGCTGGAAGTCCGAAAAAGCACAGAGCCTTTTCGGAATCGACTCGGAGAAAATCCTATGTCGGGCAAATGCCGTCGACATCACACAATTTGCGATACCGCTTTCGAAGGTCGAGGCTCGCAAGCAGCTGACTCAGGCACATCCATGGATCGCCGCTCTCGCACCAGATACAAAGCTGGTGATGTACACAGGACATCTCTATGGCTGGAAGGGAGTCGACACTCTCGCTGCTGCGAGCGCTCTGCTATCTCCTAATACAAAGACGATCTTTGTCGGCGGAACACCGGCTGATGTTGCATCTTTCAAACTTCGACACGCCGAAGTAATCTCGAACGGCAAGGTGGTGGTGATCGGTCACCGACCTCACACCGAGATCCCTGTGTGGCAGAAGGCTGCCGATGTCCTGGTGCTCCCAAATACCGCGAAGGAAGATATCTCTAAATACTACACCTCGCCAATGAAGCTGTTTGAGTACATGGCGAGCAATCGGCCGATTGTTGCTTCGGATATTCCGTCTATCCGCGAGATTGCCGACGATCACTCAGTCCTTTTTGTACCCGCCGACGACGCAGAGGCACTCGCGAAAGGCATTTCCAGGATGATCGACGAACCAGCGCTTTCCAATAGTCTCGCAAGGGCCGCATTTGAGCAGGTGAAGGCAAATACATGGCAGGCCCGCGCCGCGGAGATTTGCGCTTTTGTCCATCGGCAGAAATAGCGGAATAGCACAGGATACATTCACATGAAACTCACGCTAAAGAATTTTTTCAAAACATATCGCTGGGAGACCATCATTTTTGGTGTCGCTCTCGCGTTACGTCTCGTGCTATTTTTTGTGAACTTACAACACAATCAATACGCCTTGATCCCGACGATCCACGCCGACGATGGTTGGTATGAATTGAGTCAAAGTGCTTTGCGACAACACGGATTTCTTGGGGAAGTGGACCCGCCTTTCCGTGCCAACCCGCTACGACCACCGCTGTGGCCGTACCTCATCGCGCTCTTCGCCTTCGTATTCCAGAGTTACTGGGCAGTGGTTTTCATTGAGTTGATCGCCAGTGCTTGTATCCCGGTGTTCGGCTACCGACTCTGTCGGCAGGTCTTTTTGGGCAGTTTTTTGGCTGACGCCGATCGTGTCGCGAAATGGGTAAGCGTAGCGATGGTCGTTTCGCCATACCCCGTACTTCTTTCGTTTCTTTTGTATTCGGAAACGTGCTTCACTTTCTTCCTTCTTCTCGGACTTATTTTCTTGTTCCGATTTTTCAAGGAGCAGAGTTGGCGTATGCTCGTCTGGTCGGCAGTGTTCCTCGGCTTGGCGACCTTGGTGAAGCCGACCATTCAGTATGTGCCGATCCTCGTGCCGCTTTTCATGCTCTGGTATTTTTGGCAGACGATGACGAAAAAGATAATTTGGCAGATGCTCGCCTTCGTCCTTGTCTTCATGGCAATCTTGATGCCATGGCTGGTACGAAACCGGGTTGAATTCGGCGTTTGGGGGATGAGTGC of the Patescibacteria group bacterium genome contains:
- a CDS encoding glycosyltransferase, with protein sequence MKRILIFSLVYYPRFIGGAEIAIKEITDRILPSDIEFDMVTLRLDRRLPKYEKIGNVNVHRVGFAGDCVDSADSLKFPLKLNKYLLPFIGAWKARQLHREKAYDATWAMMANYAGFAGLFFKWLRPEVPFLLTLQEGDPIPYIKKRVGLLYPIFRQIFVRADQVQAISQYLADFATEMGHTGKVAVVPNGVDVEHFAHRVPDIELTALKDALGKKYTDEFLVTTSRLVVKNAVGDIIRALALLPEQVKLLILGVGYLENQLRQLARELKVADRVQFLGHVSHVDMPKYLHISDVFVRPALSEGFGNSFIEAMAAGIPVIATPVGGIVDFLTSPEQTAKMEAERGKYAAKPATGLFCQVEDPKSIAVQVKRLDDRQLRDVLVHNAKAMVAEKYDWSLVARNMKDWLGKV
- a CDS encoding glycosyltransferase, whose product is MKRSQLPAVVMVSTDLSILKEGSPAHRRMREYGNLFAELHIVLFTRRFGKRASRMGGSNVSRGVLVPATIQIGQNVLVHSTQSWSRWCFVRDGVRVGRAVLARLLKRTPSNQIVISTQDPFETGLVGKRLADKFALALQVQVHTDFMSPYFCWPTFSFVGLLNRMRRRIARAVLARASSVRVVSERIRKSLMGSHVWHPDHIQVLPIYVDPFAWALSQDVHARVGGEREADWVQLPHWETTGLMACRLTKEKQVDLALRAFAKAVRVAPKTGLIIAGEGPERPHLERLARKLGIEHQVLFVGWQRRLLPFFHSADFLLSTSLFEGYGMTMVEAMLAGMPVISSDTGIAGSLLIDGRNGYVFPLGAGNAKEAENQLFTKMTKLIMHPELREQFGEAAARDARKHAYPSHGAYLKAYQEGVLSALSSRVSRG
- a CDS encoding GtrA family protein, with protein sequence MLVVRYGIAGGTAAAIDVGFLYALTHYAGWYYLYAAAFAYTCSFFARFFLQKHFAFRAADTKTVAFEFGSYAVLSGWSVVASFGLLKLFVDGFGWWPVYSQVAVTLLIAVVSFFVYRFVIFKAKGAPNE
- a CDS encoding glycosyltransferase is translated as MKLLIITQKVDQNDPVLGFMHGWLHAFAERSEKLTVICLQKGEHALPPNVRVLSLGKESGVPRCGYIANFFRYAWQYRADHDAVFVHMNQEYLLLGGWLWKLLGKKCFMWRNHHSGDWRTHLAAMFCGAVFCTSKYSYTARFKKTKLMPVGIDTEIFRPTSSISSGASSMVNRNVLFLARMAPVKKPHVLIEAVSMLAKRGVAVKLDLYGDPLPADVGYYEGLKDMVKREGLDEQVKFFAGIPNMQTVAVYQSHDVCVNLSSSGMYDKTIFEAMACGSLVLVSNRNLEGVIDSRCIFKEGDVADLAAKLSALLSLSISERSNIIARLRTVAEENNLKTLVGRLITAMS
- a CDS encoding methyltransferase domain-containing protein codes for the protein MIAPSHISLFWYLLKSVSKGQSVLRALMNRSLSDEIIRRKVVDVGGGRHPDYFSFLKKEGDVSIEALDASISKIDFEKDVLPYPTASVDTVICCNVLEHIYHYIFLTGEMHRVLKPGGSLIGFVPFLINYHPDPHDYFRYTKESLVRIFGEAGFSKVAVREVGAGPILLNFNNIVLSLPIFLRPLLLPFYYWADVIVLALRPGLRTRYPMGYIFVAHA
- a CDS encoding glycosyltransferase, with the protein product MRNLFLIFHGRFPSEKAAALFAAKSAEAFAGQGLETTIVAPRRLGRSKQSASAFYGVRATFGVEYLPVIDLFWLPFVNRFSTTRKIAFFVSFASFSLSCTYFFAIRLAKRATRSETILFSNEWLPLLALSFLSKNTFYEMHDFPESGHAFFVRFLCRMRWVLIHNRWKSEKAQSLFGIDSEKILCRANAVDITQFAIPLSKVEARKQLTQAHPWIAALAPDTKLVMYTGHLYGWKGVDTLAAASALLSPNTKTIFVGGTPADVASFKLRHAEVISNGKVVVIGHRPHTEIPVWQKAADVLVLPNTAKEDISKYYTSPMKLFEYMASNRPIVASDIPSIREIADDHSVLFVPADDAEALAKGISRMIDEPALSNSLARAAFEQVKANTWQARAAEICAFVHRQK
- a CDS encoding glycosyltransferase family 39 protein, whose protein sequence is MKLTLKNFFKTYRWETIIFGVALALRLVLFFVNLQHNQYALIPTIHADDGWYELSQSALRQHGFLGEVDPPFRANPLRPPLWPYLIALFAFVFQSYWAVVFIELIASACIPVFGYRLCRQVFLGSFLADADRVAKWVSVAMVVSPYPVLLSFLLYSETCFTFFLLLGLIFLFRFFKEQSWRMLVWSAVFLGLATLVKPTIQYVPILVPLFMLWYFWQTMTKKIIWQMLAFVLVFMAILMPWLVRNRVEFGVWGMSAQPAFNLAVYLAPTVLSIDNRTNFQTELDAIRKRPGFDENGITLVTSKTYASEALATIFQHKTALVQSVANTTITFFTHDGMLTILQYSGIVVPNILTKPALWLLLHEPLTLLKAISHYAFSPAILILIFRILWIVITVFFLRGAYSALAQKDKNGNRSVADKKLLVLALCIVLYFMATTSINGLGVNARFRVPVEVFIFMFSFYGLFEARRTILSKL